One genomic window of Medicago truncatula cultivar Jemalong A17 chromosome 1, MtrunA17r5.0-ANR, whole genome shotgun sequence includes the following:
- the LOC11407184 gene encoding heavy metal-associated isoprenylated plant protein 35 translates to MAASETQAEQHLNYKTTVLKVSIHCVGCKRKVHKILQAIQGVQDINIDLRQQKVIVTGNVNSDILIHKLASKTGKHVELWPEPTESKKKKQPKPEKNKEKQSDPESENSEEIEIKHNSENNNNGTGKVDTSTSTSTSKNVEVNGNTAKSGNGSGDVNVNVNGKVNKPSEGSATGKTGVVHVQELKPEVRKQTVVLPAKPVAEKKVSVAVQFPNDDNEEPLTNEKTGSTGGDSTGVKKKKKKKGKGKVVDNNVEHFGDAPGTGDSGNRSHGRGYSQGQSSNFLGQVHSGSNLTNENEIPPRHYINEQFYPPQQYYGTPRSHVVAAPPVVTVSHHTAYPSSSSYGAAYYAPPQPYQYAHVMNTGNEMELQPRPYTYELESYTSSQPSDSFVYFSDENPNACNVM, encoded by the exons ATGGCCGCATCAGAAACACAAGCTGAACAACATCTCAACTACAAG ACAACTGTGTTGAAAGTCTCCATCCACTGCGTAGGCTGCAAGAGAAAAGTACACAAAATTCTTCAAGCCATACAAG GTGTTCAAGACATAAACATTGATTTGAGGCAACAAAAAGTAATAGTAACTGGGAACGTGAACAGTGATATATTGATCCACAAACTTGCCAGCAAGACAGGGAAGCATGTTGAGCTTTGGCCTGAACCAACAGAATCCAAAAAGAAGAAGCAGCCAAAACCAGAGAAGAATAAAGAGAAACAGAGTGATCCAGAAAGTGAAAACAGTGAAGAAATAGAAATCAAACACAACAgtgaaaacaacaacaatggaACAGGTAAAGTTGATACATCCACATCCACATCCACATCCAAGAACGTTGAAGTTAACGGCAACACCGCTAAAAGTGGCAACGGAAGCGGTGATGTTAATGTTAACGTTAACGGTAAAGTTAACAAACCCAGCGAAGGTTCCGCGACCGGGAAAACCGGTGTAGTACATGTTCAAGAACTAAAACCAGAGGTGAGAAAGCAAACAGTGGTGTTACCGGCTAAACCGGTAGCCGAGAAAAAAGTTAGCGTAGCAGTTCAATTTCCTAATGATGATAATGAAGAACCATTGACGAATGAGAAAACCGGTTCAACCGGTGGTGATAGCACCGgagtgaaaaagaagaagaagaagaaagggaaaggTAAAGTTGTTGACAATAATGTTGAACACTTCGGTGATGCACCGGGTACCGGTGATTCAGGTAACCGGTCACATGGTCGAGGGTATAGTCAAGGTCAAAGTAGTAATTTTCTTGGGCAAGTACATTCAGGTTCAAACCTAACCAATGAGAATGAAATACCGCCACGTCATTACATTAACGAACAATTTTACCCACCTCAGCAGTACTATGGTACTCCTCGATCTCATGTTGTTGCTGCTCCACCGGTTGTTACCGTGAGCCATCACACAGCGTATCCAAGCAGCAGTAGTTACGGTGCAGCGTATTATGCGCCTCCACAACCGTATCAATACGCGCATGTGATGAATACAGGAAACGAAATGGAGCTTCAACCAAGGCCGTACACGTATGAACTGGAATCGTATACTTCATCACAACCGTCGGATTCGTTTGTTTATTTTAGTGATGAAAATCCTAATGCGTGTAATGTCATGTGA
- the LOC11446055 gene encoding 26S proteasome regulatory subunit 6A homolog: MASAMVEDANFEDDQLANMSTDDIVRASRLLDNEIRILKEESQRTNLELESYKEKIKENQEKIKLNKQLPYLVGNIVEILEMNPEDEAEEDGANIDLDSQRKGKCVVLKTSTRQTIFLPVVGLVDPDKLKPGDLVGVNKDSYLILDTLPSEYDSRVKAMEVDEKPTEDYNDIGGLEKQIQELVEAIVLPMTHKERFQKLGIRPPKGVLLYGPPGTGKTLMARACAAQTNATFLKLAGPQLVQMFIGDGAKLVRDAFQLAKEKSPCIIFIDEIDAIGTKRFDSEVSGDREVQRTMLELLNQLDGFSSDDRIKVIAATNRADILDPALMRSGRLDRKIEFPHPTEEARARILQIHSRKMNVHPDVNFEELARSTDDFNGAQLKAVCVEAGMLALRRDATEVNHEDFNEGIIQVQAKKKASLNYYA; the protein is encoded by the exons ATGGCGAGCGCGATGGTAGAAGATGCCAACTTCGAAGATGACCAATTAGCGAATATGAGCACCGACGATATCGTCAGAGCTTCTCGTCTTCTCGACAACGAGATTCGCATCCTCAAG GAAGAGTCGCAGAGGACGAATCTGGAGTTGGAATCGTATAAAGAGAAGATTAAAGAGAATCAAGAGAAAATTAAGCTTAATAAACAATTACCCTATCTCGTTGGTAACATTGTTGAG ATATTGGAAATGAATCCAGAAGATGAGGCTGAGGAAGATGGTGCCAATATTGATCTTGACTCACAAAGGAAGGGAAAATGTGTTGTGCTAAAAACATCTACTCGACAG ACAATCTTTCTTCCAGTTGTTGGACTTGTTGACCCTGACAAGCTAAAACCTGGTGATCTTGTTGGTGTAAACAAAGATAGTTACTTAATCTTGGATACTCTGCCTTCTGAGTATGATTCTCGAGTTAAGGCCATGGAAGTTGATGAAAAGCCAACAGAGGACTACAATGACATTGGTGGATTAGAGAAGCAG ATCCAAGAATTGGTTGAAGCCATCGTTTTGCCGATGACCCACAAAGAGCGTTTCCAGAAGCTAGGAATTCGTCCTCCCAAGGGAGTGCTCTTATATGGTCCACCAGGGACTGGGAAAACTTTAATGGCCCGTGCCTGTGCAGCGCAGACAAATGCCACTTTTCTGAAGTTAGCAGGTCCTCAGCTGGTCCAG ATGTTCATAGGAGACGGAGCAAAACTTGTCCGTGATGCTTTCCAACTCGCAAAAGAAAAGTCACCATGCATTATATTTATAGATGAAATCGATGCAATTGGTACAAAGCGTTTTGATAG TGAAGTGAGTGGGGACAGGGAGGTTCAAAGAACCATGTTAGAGTTGCTCAATCAGCTTGATGGTTTTAGCAGTGATGACCGAATTAAG GTGATAGCAGCAACAAATCGTGCAGATATTCTTGATCCTGCCCTCATGCGTTCTGGTCGATTGGACCGCAAGATTGAGTTTCCTCACCCTACTGAAGAAGCAAGAGCTAGAATTCTGCAG ATCCATTCAAGGAAGATGAATGTTCACCCAGATGTAAACTTTGAAGAACTAGCTCGGTCCACAGATGATTTCAATGGAGCACAACTGAAGGCTGTCTGTGTTGAGGCTGGCATGTTGGCTCTGCGCCGTGATGCAACTGAG GTGAACCACGAGGACTTTAATGAAGGTATAATTCAAGTCCAAGCAAAGAAGAAAGCAAGCCTGAACTATTATGCTTAA
- the LOC11405935 gene encoding translationally-controlled tumor protein homolog, translating to MLVYQDLLTGDELLSDSFPYKEIENGMLWEVEGKWVVQGAVDVNIGANPSAEGGDEDDGVDDQAVKVVDIVDTFRLQEQPAFDKKQFVTYMKRYIKLLTSKLELEKQELFKKHIEAATKFLLPKLKDLQFFVGESMHDDGSLVFAKHV from the exons ATGCTTGTTTACCAGGATCTTCTTACCG GTGATGAGCTTCTCTCTGATTCATTCCCCTACAAGGAAATTGAGAATGGAATGCTTTGGGAAGTGGAAGGAAAG TGGGTTGTTCAAGGAGCAGTGGATGTGAACATTGGTGCTAACCCTTCTGCTGAGGGTGGAGACGAGGATGACGGTGTTGATGATCAAGCTGTGAAAGTGGTTGATATTGTTGACACTTTCAGGCTTCAAGAGCAACCAGCTTTTGATAAGAAGCAATTTGTTACTTACATGAAAAGATATATTAAGTTGTTGACATCTAAATTAGAACTAGAAAAGCAAGAGTTGTTCAAGAAGCACATTGAAGCAGCAACTAAGTTTCTCCTCCCAAAACTCAAAGACCTACAATT TTTTGTTGGAGAGAGCATGCATGATGATGGAAGTCTTGTATTTGCTAAGCACGTTTAG
- the LOC11407497 gene encoding translationally-controlled tumor protein homolog: MLVYQDLLTGDELLSDSFPYKEIENGMLWEVEGKWVVQGAVDVNIGANPSAEGGDEDDGVDDQAVKVVDIVDTFRLQEQPTFDKKQFVTYMKRYIKLLTSKLEPEKQELFKKHIEAATKFLLPKLKDLQFFVGESMHDDGSLVFAYYKDGATDPTFLYFAYGLKEIKC, translated from the exons ATGCTTGTTTACCAGGATCTTCTTACAG GTGATGAGCTTCTCTCTGATTCATTCCCCTACAAGGAAATTGAGAATGGGATGCTATGGGAAGTGGAAGGAAAG TGGGTTGTTCAAGGAGCAGTAGATGTGAATATTGGTGCTAACCCTTCTGCTGAGGGTGGAGACGAGGATGACGGTGTTGATGATCAAGCTGTGAAAGTGGTTGATATTGTTGACACTTTCAGGCTTCAGGAGCAACCAACTTTTGATAAGAAGCAATTTGTTACTTACATGAAAAGATATATTAAGTTGCTGACATCTAAATTAGAGCCAGAAAAGCAAGAGTTGTTTAAGAAGCACATTGAAGCAGCAACTAAGTTTCTCCTCCCAAAACTCAAAGACCTACAATT TTTTGTTGGAGAGAGCATGCATGATGATGGAAGTCTTGTATTTGCTTACTACAAGGACGGTGCCACTGATCCTACTTTTCTCTACTTTGCTTATGGCTTGAAGGAAATCAAGTGCTAG
- the LOC11408010 gene encoding branched-chain-amino-acid aminotransferase-like protein 2 produces MEVIHAWSSPRSLSTSLMYSFSQRNDIEVLDEPLYAHFLRVSGFDRPYRDQLLSNMESDGNKVVNDIIYHPGNTKYRFVKHISKQRVLGLPEDLMKKGKHFILIRNPLDILSSFDKVVPPSFFELGLLELVQIYNELSEIGNPPPVIDAEELLKDPEATLRGLCDDLEIPFQPEMLSWEAGPKPVDGLWAPWWYSNAQKSTGFEEQNKYPEPFPFSLYELLEQSLPLYNMLRRHVKKKTSLLSSHLPPPDLPVPANEKLLAWVGDEIVTRESAKVSVFDSVVQGGDSVWEGLRVYKRKIFKLEEHLDRLFDSAKALAFENVPTRDEIKEAIFKTLIRNGMFDNAHIRLSLTRGKKVTSGMSPSLNLYGCTLIVLAEWKPPVYDNEHGIVLVTATTRRNAPNSLDSKIHHNNLLNNILAKVEGNNAKADDAIMLDKDGFVSETNATNIFIVKKGRVLTPHADYCLPGITRATVMDLVVKEQFILEERRISLSEVHTADEVWTTGTMGELSPVVKVDGHTIGNGKVGKITRKLQAIYKKLTEESGVPIQNYFET; encoded by the exons ATGGAGGTGATTCATGCATGGTCTTCACCAAGGTCCTTGAGTACAAGTCTAATGTACTCTTTCTCACAG AGGAATGATATTGAAGTGCTTGATGAGCCTCTCTATGCTCATTTCCTTCGAGTTAGTGGTTTTGATAGACCTTACAGAGACCAACTACTCTCCAATATG GAATCTGATGGAAATAAGGTCGTTAATGACATAATTTATCATCCGGGAAACACCAAGTATAGGTTTGTTAAG CATATATCAAAACAAAGGGTGCTTGGTTTGCCTGAGGATCTAATGAAGAAAGGAAAGCATTTCATTCTAATAAGAAATCCTCTTGACATATTG TCATCCTTTGACAAGGTTGTCCCCCCATCTTTCTTTGAGTTGGGTTTGTTGGAGCTTGTTCAAATATACAATGAACTCTCTGAGATTGGAAACCCACCGCCTGTCATTGACGCTGAAGAACTTCTAAAAGATCCTGAG GCTACTCTACGGGGTCTCTGTGATGATTTGGAGATTCCTTTTCAACCTGAAATGCTCAG TTGGGAAGCAGGTCCAAAACCAGTAGATGGCTTATGGGCCCCTTGGTGGTATAGCAATGCACAAAAATCTACTGGTTTTGAGGAACAAAATAAGTATCCTGAG CCATTTCCCTTTTCTCTCTATGAATTGCTGGAGCAAAGTCTACCTCTTTACAACATGCTTCGGCGCCATGTAAAGAAGAAGACATCCCTTCTGAGTTCTCATTTGCCTCCTCCCGACCTTCCCGTTCCTGCAAACGAGAAATTGCTTGCTTGGGTCGGTGATGAGATTGTGACACGTGAGAGTGCTAAG GTTTCGGTGTTTGATTCAGTTGTCCAAGGTGGCGACTCAGTTTGGGAGGGTCTTCGAGTGtataaaagaaagatatttaAACTTGAGGAACATCTTGATCG GTTATTTGATTCTGCTAAAGCTTTGGCTTTTGAAAATGTTCCTACTCGAGATGAG ATTAAGGAAGCTATATTCAAAACCCTAATTAGGAATGGGATGTTTGACAATGCTCACATCCGACTTTCACTTACACGAGGAAAGAAG GTTACTTCTGGGATGAGCCCGTCATTAAATCTGTATGGATGCACATTAATTG TACTCGCTGAATGGAAGCCACCTGTTTATGATAATGAGCATGGTATAGTTCTTGTAACGGCCACAACACGCCGCAACGCACCAAAT AGTTTGGATTCAAAGATACACCATAACAATCTCCTCAATAACATACTCGCTAAG GTTGAAGGCAATAATGCCAAAGCAGACGATGCAATCATGCTTGATAAGGATGGTTTTGTATCTGAAACCAATGCTACAAATATC TTCATAGTTAAGAAAGGCCGGGTTTTGACACCACATGCTGATTATTGTCTTCCTGGCATTACTCGAGCAACT GTCATGGATCTTGTGGTGAAGGAGCAGTTTATTTTGGAAGAGCGGAGAATCAGCCTGTCAGAAGTGCATACAGCAGATGAG GTATGGACTACAGGAACGATGGGAGAACTAAGTCCA GTAGTGAAGGTTGATGGACACACAATTGGTAATGGAAAAGTTGGCAAAATAACTAGAAAATTGCAAGCTATTTATAAAAAGTTGACAGAAGAGTCCGGTGTGCCAATACAAAACTATTTTGAGACTTGA
- the LOC11412101 gene encoding translationally-controlled tumor protein homolog yields MLVYQDLLTGDELLSDSFPYKEIENGMLWEVEGKWVVQGAVDVNIGANPSAEGGDEDDGVDDQAVKVVDIVDTFRLQEQPTFDKKQFVTYMKRYIKLLTSKLEAEKQELFKKHIEAATKFLLPKLKDLQFFVGESMHDDGSLVFAYYKDGATDPTFLYFAYGLKEIKC; encoded by the exons ATGCTTGTTTACCAGGATCTTCTTACAG GTGATGAGCTTCTCTCTGATTCATTCCCCTACAAGGAAATTGAGAATGGGATGCTATGGGAAGTGGAAGGAAAG TGGGTTGTTCAAGGAGCAGTAGATGTGAATATTGGTGCTAACCCTTCTGCTGAGGGTGGAGACGAGGATGACGGTGTTGACGATCAAGCTGTGAAAGTGGTTGATATTGTTGACACTTTCAGGCTTCAAGAGCAACCAACTTTTGATAAGAAACAATTCGTTACTTATATGAAGAGATATATTAAGTTGCTGACATCTAAATTAGAGGCAGAGAAGCAAGAGTTGTTCAAGAAGCATATTGAAGCAGCAACTAAGTTCCTTCTCCCAAAACTCAAGGACCTACAATT TTTTGTTGGAGAGAGCATGCATGATGATGGAAGCCTTGTGTTTGCTTACTATAAAGATGGTGCCACTGATCCAACTTTTCTCTACTTTGCCTATGGCTTGAAGGAAATCAAGTGTTAA